The Planococcus liqunii genome includes a region encoding these proteins:
- the rsmG gene encoding 16S rRNA (guanine(527)-N(7))-methyltransferase RsmG codes for MNEQQFKDALSEKGIDLTPAQLDQFRIYFEELVEWNEKMNLTAITDQPSVYLKHFFDSITAAFYVDFTKPLKVCDVGAGAGFPSIPLKICFPHIEVTIVDSLNKRIQFLNHLSDKLNLSNVRFIHSRAEDFGQSEHRESYDLVTARAVARLSVLAELCVPLVKNGGLFAAMKAASAPDELKDAEKALLKLGVKEESIHSFKLPIEESDRHIQVFRKFKETPKKYPRKPGVPNKSPIA; via the coding sequence GTGAACGAACAACAATTCAAAGACGCCCTCAGTGAAAAAGGAATCGATTTGACTCCGGCTCAACTCGATCAATTCCGCATCTATTTCGAAGAACTGGTTGAGTGGAACGAAAAAATGAATTTAACGGCCATTACAGACCAGCCATCTGTCTACTTGAAACATTTTTTTGATTCGATTACCGCTGCTTTCTACGTAGATTTCACGAAGCCGCTCAAAGTTTGCGATGTGGGAGCCGGGGCAGGATTCCCGAGCATCCCTCTAAAAATTTGCTTCCCTCATATTGAAGTGACCATCGTGGACTCATTGAACAAGCGCATCCAATTTTTGAATCATTTGAGCGATAAGCTGAACTTATCAAATGTCCGTTTCATCCATTCCCGTGCAGAAGATTTTGGCCAGTCCGAACACCGGGAAAGTTATGACCTGGTTACAGCAAGAGCCGTGGCAAGGCTTTCCGTTTTAGCGGAATTGTGTGTGCCGCTCGTGAAAAACGGCGGGCTTTTTGCAGCGATGAAAGCTGCATCAGCGCCTGACGAATTAAAAGATGCCGAAAAAGCCTTGTTGAAACTAGGAGTTAAAGAAGAAAGCATCCATTCGTTTAAATTGCCTATAGAAGAAAGCGACCGTCACATTCAGGTATTCCGCAAGTTTAAAGAAACACCTAAAAAATACCCGCGCAAACCAGGGGTGCCAAATAAATCTCCTATTGCCTAA